The stretch of DNA TCTGGGCCAGTCTTCCGATAATTCACCCGGGGAAGTTTTGGATAAAGCTGCGCGAGCTCTCAGACTTCACGCATTACGACCAGATTTGCGATCAGTGCCAGGTTTGCGATGCTTTCATGACTAATCAACAATCATTGTAAGTGAAATGATTGATATATTTCAGGCGGTCGAGCAATTGAAATAATGGCTAGTGAAGGTGGAAGTCCATTTGCTATTGATTTTCCCACACCTCTGATGCAATTCAagtaaaaataattttaaaatcTTCCAAggcaacaataacaaaagctTCATATCAATTCCTGGTCAGGAGTTGCAATTTCAGCTTCTCGGGTTTCAAAGCCCAATTGTGGAATGTTCTAAATCAGGTAGAGAAGAAGCAACCTTTAGAACCAGACGAGCTATTACCCAATGTCTCCGATGTTGCCGCCAGGTGAGGTTAATGATGAGCTATATTTGCAGCTTCTAACCCatcattgaattgattttagTATTCAGTACGGTGTCGCACGTCATATTTGCCATCGGTTACAAAGAGGTTTCGAATATGCTCTTCTTGAAGAAATTTGGCCGTCCAATCAAGAAAACACTTTGGTGGTTTCCGGGGGTGTGGCTTGCAACCAGAGTATCCGCAACTCAATTCTCAAGGTATTGCCTAGTTTTAGTCCTTTCGTCTAAAAGAATCGAGATTTCTAAATAGTGCAGCATATTTTACAGAACAGATTTGTGAGGAATACAACATCAAAGCAGTATTTCCCCCTCCGAAATATTGCACGGATAACGGAGTCATGATCGCttggaatggtttggaaaaGTATCGCAAAACTGTGGATATTATTCAACCAGAGCAAGTTATGGAATTAGATGTGTCGCCACGAGTGTCATTTGGAACTGACATTAGTGAGCAAGTCACAAATCGGAACATTAAGTGCAAGTGGATCAAACTTTTATGATGCTCCGAACCTGACGGCAAAAGAAAGGTCTCTTTGGTATTTAAAATATATTACGTAACAGTCATTGTGAATGTGGTGGTGTAAACTCTAGAGTACACGAAATGCGCAACTTCTTCATCCGAATTAGAGTCTTCGCTACTGCCAGTTTTGTGCGTTTTGATCTCTTTTTCCTCATCCAAAGAATGTTCGGCGATATTGGAATCCATACTTTGAGTGGAACGTCGCTTGAGCATCAATCCAGACATGCGTTTCATCGCCCTAAAATCATGAATATCATGTTCTGACAAACTTCTTTTACACAGATCATAAATAGTTTTCTAGAGCTTTAGCTGGAATATATTACTGAAAAAGATTGTTAATATGACTGTTTTGAGAACAAAACTTGTGAAACCGCAAACTTCAGAAAAACATTTGTAAGAGAACAGCTTATGTCATTCAACAAACCTTGGATCCAGTAAACAAGTACTATCTTGACTATTACCTAATTGCTTGGCCGCAACGTTGCCATCGACGTCGAGCCAAGAACTTCCGGAGCTTGGCcgtattgatttttttcttcatctctaGTTTCTCTGATGTTGTCAACCAGGGGTGCTCCAAGCACTTCTCGGCACTCATGCGTTTCCCGGGGGTTTTTATTAAAAGTAATGCGATGAAATCCTTGGCCTCCTGTGTGATGGAGTCGAATTCCGGCTCCTCAAAGTCATACTCCGCCCTTGAAATATTACTGAACGTGTCCGTTTGTGAGTCCCCCATGAACGGCGACAATCCTGACAAAAGCACATAAGCGATCACACCCAAAGACCAAAGGTCGGAAGACAACCCAATGGGATCATAATTGACCACTTCGGGAGGGACGAACTCAGGTGTGCCACACATGACCTGGAATAGAAGAAATGACCCAAAATGTTGACTGCCAAATGATTGGTTGAACTTGATTAAGGAGGGGATTTTAACCTTGATTTGAACGCTATCTTTGAGCTCCCGAGCTTGGCCGAAATCGATGATCTTGACCTCGTTGGCATCCTTCCTCACGCAAATGATGTTTTCTGGTTTCAAATCCAAGTGGACCACTTGATTTTCGTGTAGATATCTCACGCCTTCGCAGATTTGCTTCATGAAGGAGACACACTCGGATTCCGTGAGATCAAAGTCTTCATCGGCCACGCGTTCAAAGAGCTCTCCACCGGAGAGAAACTCGGTCACCAAGATCACTTCCGATGGTCCTTGGAAAGCGTCAATGAACTCGATGATGTACGGGTGATTCAGCTTGTGGAGCAATCGGATCTCTTGCAAGGCTCCCTCCCGGACATCTCTTTTCCGGGCTCTACAAGAAATTCGGTAAGATAGCAAAGGACCTCTAATAAATATATTATGTTAGATCTATTACATCGTTGTTCTCAGGtgttcatttttatttaatcaCATTAGTCGTAAAGGCTCCGTGGTCTAAGAGGCAAAGCGATTCTAACGAGATCATCTCGTTAGAACGGAATTACTAGAACAACAATTCGTTTTTGGATCCACCAGCCATGCATAATAAATCCTTCGAAAAACAGATCATTTAGAACATGACTGTAGGGTTCTTTTCAATCTAGGAATCTATAAGTCATGACAGAAAATGAACAGATTGCCATGAGTCAATAATATGTCCAATTAAAAGATCCATAATTTGTCACTCCTTTGCATAATTGTAATTCAATGAGATGAATGGAGGTGCATTTCCATGCACGAGTCTAATAAACTCTTAACAGAAACATTCAATAGCTCATTAATTGACAATAGTATTAAGAATAAGGAAAGAAGATGAACTGACATTTACTAtgcaatgattttttgactcgATATAAAAAACCAATGCCTACTCTCAATACCAGCAAAAAAgtatgatcatttttttccaaattttgatatCATCTTGTTCAAGTGAATTTGCTCCTGACGTGTTGAAACAATGGCTTAGGTTCTGTCGTTAGTTTTCTTCAGCAAATCTTTCGAAATGTTAGCCCCTTCACATAAAAGACCCAATAATTATCCCAATTTTATAAGACATAAGCATTGTTCAAGTCCATGACTTACCTGACATATTTAGCAGCACACGATTTGTCGGTTTCCTCGGTCAGAGGTCTGACCTCATAGACAATGCCGAACTT from Tigriopus californicus strain San Diego chromosome 3, Tcal_SD_v2.1, whole genome shotgun sequence encodes:
- the LOC131878403 gene encoding tRNA N6-adenosine threonylcarbamoyltransferase, mitochondrial-like, producing the protein MMWYTRVKWIRSKFANINHIYKRHFLLGIETSCDDTGAAVLSKEGLILGEALAKQPSSEFGGVVPSFAMGFHARNLPVVTKSALDQAQMTMEDVQYLAVAVKPGLSGSLATGLDYVKYLSRKHSIPLIPIHHMEAHALTARMIEEIKFPFMVLLISGGHCLLAIAEDIGRFKLLGQSSDNSPGEVLDKAARALRLHALRPDLRSVPGGRAIEIMASEGGSPFAIDFPTPLMQFKSCNFSFSGFKAQLWNVLNQVEKKQPLEPDELLPNVSDVAASIQYGVARHICHRLQRGFEYALLEEIWPSNQENTLVVSGGVACNQSIRNSILKICEEYNIKAVFPPPKYCTDNGVMIAWNGLEKYRKTVDIIQPEQVMELDVSPRVSFGTDISEQVTNRNIKCKWIKLL
- the LOC131878404 gene encoding myosin light chain kinase, smooth muscle-like isoform X2 yields the protein MNGGGPDHYEVKDVSEYKANYEKLKELGRGKFGIVYEVRPLTEETDKSCAAKYVRARKRDVREGALQEIRLLHKLNHPYIIEFIDAFQGPSEVILVTEFLSGGELFERVADEDFDLTESECVSFMKQICEGVRYLHENQVVHLDLKPENIICVRKDANEVKIIDFGQARELKDSVQIKVMCGTPEFVPPEVVNYDPIGLSSDLWSLGVIAYVLLSGLSPFMGDSQTDTFSNISRAEYDFEEPEFDSITQEAKDFIALLLIKTPGKRMSAEKCLEHPWLTTSEKLEMKKKINTAKLRKFLARRRWQRCGQAIRAMKRMSGLMLKRRSTQSMDSNIAEHSLDEEKEIKTHKTGSSEDSNSDEEVAHFVYSRVYTTTFTMTVT
- the LOC131878404 gene encoding myosin light chain kinase, smooth muscle-like isoform X1; translation: MVSVASRISFCCCSCTTQRMNGGGPDHYEVKDVSEYKANYEKLKELGRGKFGIVYEVRPLTEETDKSCAAKYVRARKRDVREGALQEIRLLHKLNHPYIIEFIDAFQGPSEVILVTEFLSGGELFERVADEDFDLTESECVSFMKQICEGVRYLHENQVVHLDLKPENIICVRKDANEVKIIDFGQARELKDSVQIKVMCGTPEFVPPEVVNYDPIGLSSDLWSLGVIAYVLLSGLSPFMGDSQTDTFSNISRAEYDFEEPEFDSITQEAKDFIALLLIKTPGKRMSAEKCLEHPWLTTSEKLEMKKKINTAKLRKFLARRRWQRCGQAIRAMKRMSGLMLKRRSTQSMDSNIAEHSLDEEKEIKTHKTGSSEDSNSDEEVAHFVYSRVYTTTFTMTVT